Within Plectropomus leopardus isolate mb unplaced genomic scaffold, YSFRI_Pleo_2.0 unplaced_scaffold28859, whole genome shotgun sequence, the genomic segment ACTGAAGGGTTGATTTCACCTGCAGCACAAAACGTGTAACTGTTACTAGCTgggtttaaaaatgacaaattataaataaataatatatcaaataaataatgataaaaaaagtcctaattttTTGATGGTCTCATCTATTTGTTCCATTTCTGAAGGGTTtcagaaaaatctcaaaacataaaaaatagacttttaatttgttttccaaTGATTTACTCACAACATCTCCATTGACACAAACCTGCAATTTAAAAGGTCCACTGTGCAGGATTTAGAGAAATATCCCAACAAGCGGGGAACATTCCCACAAAATTGGCaagttcttttaaaaactgttcCCAGAAcattacatgagaacaaaagaagaatgttttcaaagcaacaatCAGAaaattgaggactgagatttttcttttcaggtgAAAATGTAACGTGATGTGATATAttcacaataattaaaaaataatttaatgtttaaatagaGAATGTTGCCTGAACTTTAAGAGGAACGTTCTGgaaacatgaagaaaacttcccccccaaaaaattgcTCAAACATTCAGTGGTTGCATTGCTCTCAGAAGGTTTTTCGAACCAAAATTTGGAAGCCGGGATATTCGATCTGCTCGAGTCTggtgttgttaattttttgtgGCACTTGTTCTGAATCTTCCActtttcaaatgtcaaactTACAGTTTACCTTGACAGAGGAATGTTATCGCGTCGACATGAAAACAGGCTGACCTTTGTGGCTCCTCCAGAGGCAGAGCAGCATCACACAGACCAGCGAGACCAGCGAGAGGCAGCCGCCCACCACAGGAAGTAGAATGCGTGTGATGGGGGAGTCAGGCGGCGAGTCAGCAGGCGGCGAGTCAGGACGACCTGCTTCGAAACAGAAATAGCACAGTTTGGcctcaaagcaaacaaactaatGGTTCTGTGTGTGCAGGCGCTGCAGAAATCTGTGAACTGGCTCTGATTTAACCCGTTCCTCTCACCGGAGACAGTCAGCCAGCTGTCCGGAGAGTCTGTTCCGGAGACGCTGCACTTGTAGAGTCCTTCATCAGATTTCGAAACTCTGCGGAGGGTCATGTTTCCTGTAGAGCTGCTCCCGATGAGGACGCCGTCTTTATAGAAGACAGCGGCGAGATTAGAGGACGTCTTCTTGGTTCTGCAGCTCAGAGTGACGGCGTCCCCCTCCGTCACAGGAAGGAAAGGACTGTCCAGGATCACTGGACCAGCTgagggacacaaacacaaggagACAGTTTGCTGATTTATCTCCCTGATCTCTTCAGATGACCCCAATagaggttttggagcaacatatgctgcaaTCCAGACTACGTCCTTTTTCAAAGACGTCCCCGCTTATTCCAGCGAGACAACAGTCAGGTTTTCATTAAAGTTTTGctcaaaactcaaaaagaaCTTGAAAAATGAACCTTAAAGTTGTGCTACAAGTCCCCACTCTGCATGTCACCACGATCATTGATAAGAAACACTTTGTGCCTGTGTAATGCGTCAtttgaaacatacaaaaaaaaaaacaaaaaacagaagcgTTGAAATACAGTTTGGTATTCttacagtttaaatgtttttggtggCTTTATTAACTGTGTTACATCAGCGATGGACACACACTCTGTCCGCTGTTGTCGTTTCGTTTAAACCCACCGGTCACAGTGACGTTGATCACGTTGCTGCACCCTCCTGCTGCAGACTCACACCAGTACACTCCAGagttaaatgtgtaaatgtcaTCGATGAAGCAGAGGGATCCGTTGATATTATTCCAGGATATGAAGCATTCTTCTGTTTTTTGAGATGTGGTCCTCTTGATTGTCCAGTCAGAGGAGTTTCTCTGAGACTCACAGCTCAGAGAGACCGACTCGTACTGGAAGAACTGGGATCTGTTGGGAACGACTCTCAGAGCCGCTGCAAGAAACACACAGATTTTCAGTGTAAAAGCACCGACAGAAAACTTTGCATGAGTCAACAAGCAGGAAAACGTGACTGATGTGTGAACGCTGAGCAAGCGGCACTTTCTTGCTTCCTTATTTCagtacagatgtttttttttttttttttttttagaacaaaaaGCGAGTCGATTCAAGCTGCTCGAGGCTTCCTGTCTCTGCAaccttcatgaaaaaaaaacacacccagatCCAGATATATGAgctgtaaaacacttttttattctaGTTCCTTTTCCAttgataatatttaataaactcAAGTCCACGTCACATAAATATTCTCGAAGATGGTTCCTGTTATTTTAAGTAGTTCTGGtaaccctgatgtttgtttgaaCATTCGTATTtgtgataagtttggttttaaccccttaaaatctgagtaaattggttttatttctatcaaaaagaagaaaggagagcAATGAAGACATTCAgcaggaaaattacctaaaa encodes:
- the LOC121938216 gene encoding high affinity immunoglobulin gamma Fc receptor I-like isoform X2 translates to MEVTTLCTIIAALRVVPNRSQFFQYESVSLSCESQRNSSDWTIKRTTSQKTEECFISWNNINGSLCFIDDIYTFNSGVYWCESAAGGCSNVINVTVTAGPVILDSPFLPVTEGDAVTLSCRTKKTSSNLAAVFYKDGVLIGSSSTGNMTLRRVSKSDEGLYKCSVSGTDSPDSWLTVSGRPDSPPADSPPDSPITRILLPVVGGCLSLVSLVCVMLLCLWRSHKGEINPSVVLYTNVSGTLKLSQKGDPLRRRSCALSSVAEYKPHTVKCKSALSPVWTYKA
- the LOC121938216 gene encoding high affinity immunoglobulin gamma Fc receptor I-like isoform X1, whose translation is MEVTTLCTIIAALRVVPNRSQFFQYESVSLSCESQRNSSDWTIKRTTSQKTEECFISWNNINGSLCFIDDIYTFNSGVYWCESAAGGCSNVINVTVTAGPVILDSPFLPVTEGDAVTLSCRTKKTSSNLAAVFYKDGVLIGSSSTGNMTLRRVSKSDEGLYKCSVSGTDSPDSWLTVSAGRPDSPPADSPPDSPITRILLPVVGGCLSLVSLVCVMLLCLWRSHKGEINPSVVLYTNVSGTLKLSQKGDPLRRRSCALSSVAEYKPHTVKCKSALSPVWTYKA